In the genome of Cryptomeria japonica chromosome 8, Sugi_1.0, whole genome shotgun sequence, one region contains:
- the LOC131031272 gene encoding G2/mitotic-specific cyclin S13-7 isoform X1, translating to MASRAVQGRDAGVPNNRRALGDIGNIVGEINGKCNVKDGISGKPVLHVTRPVTRSFGAQLLANEKVTASNGSGIDKQAGAVNKQRRNSKPKDIPPAIVEVKDDTDDEEVTIVEPVPKAKGIRNRSGQAATRKLKPQTLTATLTARSEAFCGGFDAEMAEAEDLLPNIDIGDLDNQLAVVEYVEDIYKFYRKIEGMSCVPDYMPTQVEINEKMRAILIDWLIEVHYKFELMPETLYLTTNLADRYLSIEPVSRRNLQLVGVTAMLLASKYEEIWAPEINDFVCISDRAYTKQQIISMEKIMLNKLKFHLTVPTPYVFVVRYLKAADSDKEMENLVFFLIELSLLQYVTIKFTPSLLSAGAVYTARCTLKKDPIWNDLLKRHTGYSEADLMECARLMVTFHQNSADNKLKVVHKKYSAPQFDSVALLSPAKLPA from the exons ATGGCTTCCAGAGCAGTACAAGGAAGAG ATGCAGGAGTCCCTAACAATAGGAGGGCTCTGGGAGATATTGGTAATATTGTTGGAGAAATCAATGGCAAATGCAATGTCAAGGACGGAATCAGTGG GAAACCTGTTCTTCATGTGACTCGCCCCGTAACAAG GAGTTTTGGAGCGCAATTACTTGCCAATGAAAAGGTTACTGCAAGCAACGGTTCTGGCATTGATAAG CAAGCAGGGGCCGTAAACAAACAAAGGAGGAACAGCAAGCCCAAGGACATTCCTCCAGCAATTGTAGAAGTCAAGGATGATACAGATGACGAGGAAGTTACTATTGTTGAACCAGTACCCAAGGCAAAAGGAATTCGCAACCGCAGTGGCCAAGCTGCAACCAGAAAGTTGAAACCCCAAACACTAACTGCGACTCTTACAGCCAGAAGTGAA GCTTTTTGTGGAGGGTTTGATGCTGAAATGGCTGAGGCAGAGGACCTCTTGCCCAATATTGATATAGGAGATCTTGATAATCAGTTGGCGGTGGTTGAATATGTGGAGGATATCTACAAGTTCTATCGTAAAATTGAG GGAATGAGCTGTGTGCCAGATTACATGCCTACTCAAGTGGAAATTAATGAGAAGATGAGAGCAATTCTGATTGACTGGCTGATTGAG GTACATTATAAGTTTGAGTTGATGCCAGAGACGTTGTATCTCACCACAAACTTGGCTGATAGATACCTGTCCATTGAGCCTGTGTCAAGGAGGAATTTGCAGTTAGTGGGTGTTACTGCTATGCTTTTAGCTTCCAAGTATGAGGAAATTTGGGCTCCAGAG atCAATGACTTTGTCTGCATTTCAGACCGGGCTTATACAAAACAGCAAATTATCAGTATGGAAAAGATCATGCTTAACAAGCTAAAATTCCATCTCACAGTCCCTACTCCATATGTATTCGTCGTTCGGTATCTGAAAGCTGCAGATTCTGACAAAGAG ATGGAAAACCTGGTATTCTTTCTAATTGAACTGAGCTTGCTCCAATATGTGACCATCAAGTTTACCCCATCATTGCTTTCTGCCGGGGCTGTCTACACTGCTCGGTGCACATTAAAAAAGGATCCAATCTGGAATGATCTACTTAAGCGCCACACAGGTTATTCCGAAGCAGACCTCAT GGAATGTGCAAGACTGATGGTTACATTTCATCAGAACTCAGCAGATAACAAACTGAAAGTGGTTCACAAGAAGTACTCTGCACCTCAGTTCGACTCTGTGGCCCTTTTAAGTCCTGCCAAGCTACCTGCATAA
- the LOC131031272 gene encoding G2/mitotic-specific cyclin S13-7 isoform X2 yields MASRAVQGRGVPNNRRALGDIGNIVGEINGKCNVKDGISGKPVLHVTRPVTRSFGAQLLANEKVTASNGSGIDKQAGAVNKQRRNSKPKDIPPAIVEVKDDTDDEEVTIVEPVPKAKGIRNRSGQAATRKLKPQTLTATLTARSEAFCGGFDAEMAEAEDLLPNIDIGDLDNQLAVVEYVEDIYKFYRKIEGMSCVPDYMPTQVEINEKMRAILIDWLIEVHYKFELMPETLYLTTNLADRYLSIEPVSRRNLQLVGVTAMLLASKYEEIWAPEINDFVCISDRAYTKQQIISMEKIMLNKLKFHLTVPTPYVFVVRYLKAADSDKEMENLVFFLIELSLLQYVTIKFTPSLLSAGAVYTARCTLKKDPIWNDLLKRHTGYSEADLMECARLMVTFHQNSADNKLKVVHKKYSAPQFDSVALLSPAKLPA; encoded by the exons ATGGCTTCCAGAGCAGTACAAGGAAGAG GAGTCCCTAACAATAGGAGGGCTCTGGGAGATATTGGTAATATTGTTGGAGAAATCAATGGCAAATGCAATGTCAAGGACGGAATCAGTGG GAAACCTGTTCTTCATGTGACTCGCCCCGTAACAAG GAGTTTTGGAGCGCAATTACTTGCCAATGAAAAGGTTACTGCAAGCAACGGTTCTGGCATTGATAAG CAAGCAGGGGCCGTAAACAAACAAAGGAGGAACAGCAAGCCCAAGGACATTCCTCCAGCAATTGTAGAAGTCAAGGATGATACAGATGACGAGGAAGTTACTATTGTTGAACCAGTACCCAAGGCAAAAGGAATTCGCAACCGCAGTGGCCAAGCTGCAACCAGAAAGTTGAAACCCCAAACACTAACTGCGACTCTTACAGCCAGAAGTGAA GCTTTTTGTGGAGGGTTTGATGCTGAAATGGCTGAGGCAGAGGACCTCTTGCCCAATATTGATATAGGAGATCTTGATAATCAGTTGGCGGTGGTTGAATATGTGGAGGATATCTACAAGTTCTATCGTAAAATTGAG GGAATGAGCTGTGTGCCAGATTACATGCCTACTCAAGTGGAAATTAATGAGAAGATGAGAGCAATTCTGATTGACTGGCTGATTGAG GTACATTATAAGTTTGAGTTGATGCCAGAGACGTTGTATCTCACCACAAACTTGGCTGATAGATACCTGTCCATTGAGCCTGTGTCAAGGAGGAATTTGCAGTTAGTGGGTGTTACTGCTATGCTTTTAGCTTCCAAGTATGAGGAAATTTGGGCTCCAGAG atCAATGACTTTGTCTGCATTTCAGACCGGGCTTATACAAAACAGCAAATTATCAGTATGGAAAAGATCATGCTTAACAAGCTAAAATTCCATCTCACAGTCCCTACTCCATATGTATTCGTCGTTCGGTATCTGAAAGCTGCAGATTCTGACAAAGAG ATGGAAAACCTGGTATTCTTTCTAATTGAACTGAGCTTGCTCCAATATGTGACCATCAAGTTTACCCCATCATTGCTTTCTGCCGGGGCTGTCTACACTGCTCGGTGCACATTAAAAAAGGATCCAATCTGGAATGATCTACTTAAGCGCCACACAGGTTATTCCGAAGCAGACCTCAT GGAATGTGCAAGACTGATGGTTACATTTCATCAGAACTCAGCAGATAACAAACTGAAAGTGGTTCACAAGAAGTACTCTGCACCTCAGTTCGACTCTGTGGCCCTTTTAAGTCCTGCCAAGCTACCTGCATAA